The genomic stretch CAGTGtggaaaatgttttaaacaaaaacgATATCTTAATCATCACTTAAAGTGTCATACTGAAGAAAGACCATACACCTGCTGTCAGTGTGGAAAATCTTTTAAACGAAAAGAAGGTCTTAATGCTCACATAAAGTCTCACATTGCAGAAAGGCCATACAGCTGCCATCAGTGTGGAAAATGTTTTAAACGAAATGGAGCTCTTAATGATCACCTAAAGACTCACACTGGAGAAATGCCATACAGCTGCCATCACTGTGAGAAGGCTTACAAACATAAACGACACCTTAAGGCACATCTGATCAGTCATGGAGATGGGAGACCCTTTGTATGCCCGCAGTGCGATAAGACTTGCATAAGTAAAAACAGCCTTAAGGATCATTTAGTAAGTCACAGTGTTGAGAGACCATTTGAATGCCCTCATTgtggtaaatgttttaaacaaaaaagagcTCTTAATGCTCACATGAAGTCTCACAATGAAGAAACGCAATACTGCTGCCCTCAGTGTGGAAAGACttacaataataaaacacaCCTTAAGCAACATTTTGTCATTCACAGAGATGACAGACCTTTTGCATGTCCTCAGTGCGATAAGACTTGCATGAGTAAAAAGCACCTAAACGATCATTTAGTAAGTCACAGTGTAGAGAGACCATTTGAATGCCTTCAGTgtggtaaatgttttaaacgacAAGATGCTCTTAAATCTCACTTAAAGTCGCACAATGAAGAAAGGCCATACAGCTGCCATCACTGTGAGAAGGCTTACAAACATGAAAGACACCTTAAGGAACATCTGATCAGTCATGAAGATGAGAGACCCTTTTTTGTATGCCCTCAGTGTGGTAAGACTTGCATGAGTGAAAGGCACCTAAACGATCATTTAGTAACTCACAGTGTTGAGAGGCCATTTGAATGCCCTCAGTgtggtaaatgttttaaacgAAAAGGAACTCTTAATGCTCACATAAAGTCTCACAATGAAGAAAGGCCATACTGCTGCCCTCAGTGTGGAAAgacttacaaaaataaaacacacctTAAGGAACATCTGGTCAGTCACATAGATGGGAGACCCTTTGAATGCCCTCAGTGCGATAAGACTTACATAAGTAAAAACAGCCTTAAGGAACATTTAGTAAGTCACAGTGTTGAGAGGCCATTTGAATGCCTGACTGtggtaaatattttaaacataaaagGTATCTTAATTGCCACCTAAAGTATCACACTGGAGAAAGATCATACACATGCCCTCAGTGTGAAAAGACTTTTCAACAAAAGGGACTTTAGGGAACATCTGGGCAGTCACATAGATGAGAGATCCTTTGCATGCCCTCAAAAGTTTGTTTCGATAGGATTGCTAAGGAGACACCAGAAGACgcataaaacataaaaagttGTGACTTATCTCCATGTGGAGATGCCTTCATGAGAGACGGAGACCTGGAGTGGAACCAAATTTGGAGAAATTCCTTAAAAGTGTTCACATTGTTTCAACTACAGACTTGGAGAGAAAGCGTTGACTGCAAAAAGTGAACAAAGATCAACTTCAGTCTTCAGATCCACTactccaaaatatatttttaatgcattaCATCAAGCGCTGAAATTTGTTCATGTAGCTTAGCTCATAGAGCGTTGTGTTAGCAGTGCTAAAGATATTTGGTTCGATCCCAGGAACACATTCTGATGAAATGTATTGTAACTTTcgttggataaaagcgtcagccaaattgatttaattgtaaatgttttttcatgttgGAGTAGCAGAACTGTTAGATTTGCACTCATTAGCtgtaatttgttaaaaaatagtAACAACAGTCTAAATATCCATCCATATACTTAAAAtctatattttgtttattatggACATGAAAGCAAGAGAACTAAACACATTTGTGTCTGAAGTAAGattattaaagaaatagtttaccaaaaccagAAAATGTATGTCATTACTTACTTATAAGCCAGCACAGCACATGTTAGATGTCTTCATGATTCACAGCTTTCCACGGTTAACTTTAACATTGAatacaatatttttaaaacatattatttatAAGCCTCTCTTTTATGCTGTTTATTTCTAGCATTAACACTATACTTGAAAGCATAACTTTGTGAAAGTtgattattgtttaattttaattgtGATTAAGAGGCAGTGTCATTTTACTAGTACATTCTGTAttgagggtatgcattgacgtcacttttccacgtgagcacgccctgttgagtggcaaacatttaacaaaatggctggttttcataggggctgctgcgaaaatgcctgtaaaactgactattatcagcttaaattgaatttagttggacttgatagcagaagtggacaatacttagttccATTAGTTACATTtcccaagcatctgtgctttattaggttgtttgtcttaggaaaaaaattaacttaactacattctaaagcatggaatcatactgtgtattctttaatattgcatattaaaaattatttaatacctaattacattaaaattgtgttcttttacttgagtaaaagtatattaatatacttaaatattaaatgtaaaacaaaaacttgtatttatgaaatggatacatttggaatgtatgttttcaaaagagaaaacactgataaaatacaaatatttgaaaaaaaacttttaagtagaaagtaaaacctctgcttgatagtgaccctatcaacttatcaacccacctgtggtctgtggacgttggcatgaacgattAATTTACTTATCCTTTCGGTGTTGTTCGcttctgtaaaacgatagcttcgaatttttgttaaatctgtcagtacagtctatcgcataACAACCTTTTCCACCATTTAGCtaatttcacactgtacacaaatgctgccgctctgtcttttgccactcagtgggcgtaaccgcagcgCTTTCgtcgaaggtgacgtcacgtgcataccttCTATTGCAATCGTTTGACACGTTGAATATTTAACCTAATATATTGATTTTACCTATAGATTCatgctttttatattttcatgatTGTTCATTAATTTCCTTGCATTTCACGAGCACAGATTGATTACAGGGGCTTTTATTTTGCGTCTTGTAGCCTGTCGTGCAGTGACGTCATAAGAGGCGCGCTCACTGCGCTGCTACTCGGCTGTGGGAAGATTGATGTGTGTGTGAGGCAAATCAAACGATACAAAATTTGCGAACTATTTAAACATTATTGAagatatgttaaataatattttattattgtgatactttttttgtaaattactgAGCGTTCAACAAGGCAAGAAACAAAGAAATCTACTTCACTTTTAAGCCGTTCAGgtaacttatttatttaaacctGTTAGATGAGCTTTGCATTGATTTTAAGAATATACATGTTCCTCttgttttttatacattttttttactttagcaGATAAATAAATGCTATTGTTCGTAAAAGgtcaaaataacttgtgagacATGGGCGATACAGTTACAAATGCACTTAgttttttcatttgaaaatTGGTATTGAGATTACAAATATTGTATATTTGTGTGAACAGACACCAGTTGATGTATAAATACTGTGAAGAGGACCAATAATCAGCTGCTGTCACAACACATTCAGCTCCTCTACTGTTGTAATGATGGAGTGTGTTAAAGAGGAGACTGATCCtgaatcattcacaataacacctCAACATACTGAACAACAAACAGGTTTGTGTTTAATCTTAATAACTGATTTATAATAATAACTGAAGTTTCAGGATAAAGTTtttgccttttttttttttttgcattttgagaTTAAATTgagtattttttttgtttatttaatgtaacagtaatttgtttattattgtttaggCATGAAGGGAGTGAAAGAAAAAGATCAACAACAAAATGAAATGGAGGATGAACATCAGCAACACAATTTCATAAGTGAAGAAAATTCATTCAGTTGCTCACAAACTGTTGAGAATtcacatcaagaaaaagcagaaACCAAAATCTCAAAGAGTTTTCCACAGAGAGgacatttaaatgtttacataaaGACTCACACAGGAGAAATGCCATACACCTGTTCTCAGTGTGGAAAATGTTTTAAACGAAAACGAAATCTTAATGTTCACTTAAAGTCTCACACTTCAGAAAGGCCATACAGCTGTCCTCAGTgtggtaaatgttttaaacaaagaCGAAATCTTAAGGTTCACCTAAATTCTCACACTACAGAAAGGCCATACACCTGCCCTCAGTGtggtaaatattttaaaaacaaaggaaatttTAATGTTCACATAAAGTCTCACATTGAAGAAAGCCCGTACAGCTGCCATCAGTGTGGAAAGGCTTACAAACATAACAGATGTTTTAAGGAACATCTGGTCAGTCACGGAGACAAGAGACCCTTTGTATGCCCTCAGTGGGATAAGACTTGCGTAAGTAAAAACAACCTTAAGGAACATTTAGTAAGTCACAGTGTTGAGAGACCCTTTGAATGCCCTCAGTgtggtaaatgttttaaacgacAAGGAGCTCTTAAATCTCACTTAAAGATTCACAGTGGAGAAAGGCCATACAGCTGCCCTCAGTGTGGAAAGAATTACAAACATAAATTCCACCTTAACAAACATCTAGTCAGTCACAGAGATGTGATGCCCGTTATTTTCCCTCAGTCCGATAAGAGTTTTTTACGAAAGCAATGTCTTTATAATCACATAAAGCCATACACATGTCCTCACTGCGGAAAGAATTTAGCATCAAAAGCAGATCTAGAGAATCACATACGAGTTCACTctggagaaaaacctttcaTGTGCCCGCAGTGTGACAAGAGTTTTACACAACGAAGAACTCTTAGGCAACACAtacaaattcatacaggtgagaaGCCTTGCCATCGTGCCATCTCATGCCATCTATGTGGTAAGAGTTACGCACATAAACAAAGTCTCAAATATCATCTGCTGTTTCACTCCAATGAAAGGCCGTTTACCTGCGATCAGTGCTATCGAAAGTTTGTTTCAGCTGCACATCTAAAGAGACACCAGAAGACACATAAAACgtaaaagttgtgatttatCTTTGTGTGGAAATGACTTTCTGAGAGCCGGAGACCTGGAGCGGAACCAAAAGATCCATTCTGGAGAAAATCCCTAAAGTGCCCACAATGACCATGTTTACATAATtcgattataatgggattttggcaATATACGTTACCTCTGGTAAAAACAACactttgataaaaaataatgcgattaagcgCATAATCGCAGCACACATAATCTTATTAAAAATGGTGGCATACACCGTTTTTTTTAATCGTAGTATGTGGCCATGTAAATGCTTGTatttgggtcattctacaaaaaaggtggaaataattgtcccttgcttttgcagaccccttattcattaaatttgacgcaataatcccataatgatatatatttaatatatatagactgtccttaaaatgatgagagagtttatttatataaattttttgtCCTGTAAATTGCCcggtccctttgatcatacatggaagttgaactgtgtacttcttatttaaaaccatgttttttataaaacaaaacaaatctaatttacatttacctttaaccctgtatgaatttactacaacactgaaatggtaaaaaacacTGTTAATATGAGTAATATCAAGTAAATATTTGTCCACCAAATTTATGTAATTGGTcttaccctacccaaagcacttttattttgaaacaatgcatcagctctttgaagtttttcatgggtcaagaggtcagtggaAAAAGTGCCatggaggaaggcaaaaggtttttgagatgtcttaccttatttgtctaaaatatcatgatatatctaagaattttgagataaggttttttggatgtcattactCTTTTTATAtctgggagtgttaagatctttacataaaaataaatacattatactgaataagtatgtgattgttacatctctgatgaaatggCTTTTATAAAGCgcatggctaatggcagccattttgttaaaatattagttttttttctgtaaattgtcattggtgttaccgtcattggtattacttctctaatgagtactcCTAAGCACTATTTCTtaaactgaccaacataaaagcataaaaacaaaacaagatggaacaagttttatcatattcattatctattattatattcacattgtgtcattggtgttaaaccaagttttgacGTTAGGAATGTATTTTCTTCtactttctagtaatattttgttgttgatatgggatgtaagacattgttgatatttcagtctttgcatcaaagtctttttggttgaatatttttgtttttgttggttttaaagaaaaagtcaaataatttcatacacTGCTAGgtaaagatgaagaatttaattaaacaaata from Misgurnus anguillicaudatus chromosome 10, ASM2758022v2, whole genome shotgun sequence encodes the following:
- the LOC129448838 gene encoding uncharacterized protein isoform X1, with protein sequence MMECVKEETDPESFTITPQHTKEQTGLTGVKEEEQNEMEDEHQHHNFISEENSFSCSQTVENSPQERKEAKISRSFPQKTHTGKMPYTCSQCGKCFKQKRYLNHHLKCHTEERPYTCCQCGKSFKRKEGLNAHIKSHIAERPYSCHQCGKCFKRNGALNDHLKTHTGEMPYSCHHCEKAYKHKRHLKAHLISHGDGRPFVCPQCDKTCISKNSLKDHLVSHSVERPFECPHCGKCFKQKRALNAHMKSHNEETQYCCPQCGKTYNNKTHLKQHFVIHRDDRPFACPQCDKTCMSKKHLNDHLVSHSVERPFECLQCGKCFKRQDALKSHLKSHNEERPYSCHHCEKAYKHERHLKEHLISHEDERPFFVCPQCGKTCMSERHLNDHLVTHSVERPFECPQCGKCFKRKGTLNAHIKSHNEERPYCCPQCGKTYKNKTHLKEHLVSHIDGRPFECPQCDKTYISKNSLKEHLVSHSVERPFECLTVVNILNIKGILIAT
- the LOC129448838 gene encoding uncharacterized protein isoform X2, whose amino-acid sequence is MMECVKEETDPESFTITPQHTEQQTGMKGVKEKDQQQNEMEDEHQQHNFISEENSFSCSQTVENSHQEKAETKISKSFPQRGHLNVYIKTHTGEMPYTCSQCGKCFKRKRNLNVHLKSHTSERPYSCPQCGKCFKQRRNLKVHLNSHTTERPYTCPQCGKYFKNKGNFNVHIKSHIEESPYSCHQCGKAYKHNRCFKEHLVSHGDKRPFVCPQWDKTCVSKNNLKEHLVSHSVERPFECPQCGKCFKRQGALKSHLKIHSGERPYSCPQCGKNYKHKFHLNKHLVSHRDVMPVIFPQSDKSFLRKQCLYNHIKPYTCPHCGKNLASKADLENHIRVHSGEKPFMCPQCDKSFTQRRTLRQHIQIHTGEKPCHRAISCHLCGKSYAHKQSLKYHLLFHSNERPFTCDQCYRKFVSAAHLKRHQKTHKT